A window from Anaerolineales bacterium encodes these proteins:
- a CDS encoding glycosyltransferase family 39 protein, with amino-acid sequence MADRGPRGRWLHAALLAIGLVAALRLALGMLMGLAWTIGRGSLDPQWLAGMYGHLRVPESPTGQFLLGVWPRWDAVQHLNLAMRGYFDMGEGSTVFYPLFAALTRGVSYLFGGNFILAGLAVATVATALAFVFLMALGQHLFGDQAGKWAAIALAVYPTAVFLIAPFTESLFLAFTLGAFLAAYRNRWIVAAVLAALASLTRGPGVAAAVSFAILGWLQWRERKTAQRSPSLLAVGIAVLAPIVGGAAFLAWRSYAGFPPMLAVLQEYVGTSVVDPATGLALALGQWIRVRDAPTTFDLLSAIAFLGVTGAMIARKRWRRPELLAYMLINLVVLLSRHTVGAASLKSLSRYVLVLFPAFLVVGDWLAAVQPRTRFWYLTASSCLLLLCSVLYVFWVFLG; translated from the coding sequence ATGGCTGATCGCGGACCTCGTGGCCGCTGGCTTCATGCCGCCCTGCTGGCCATCGGGCTGGTCGCAGCCCTGCGCCTCGCCCTGGGGATGCTGATGGGCCTGGCGTGGACGATCGGGCGCGGCAGCCTCGATCCCCAGTGGCTAGCGGGGATGTACGGTCACTTGCGGGTACCCGAGTCGCCGACTGGCCAATTCCTTCTCGGCGTGTGGCCACGTTGGGACGCTGTCCAGCACTTGAACCTCGCCATGCGGGGCTACTTCGATATGGGCGAGGGCTCAACCGTCTTCTACCCCCTGTTCGCGGCCCTGACCCGCGGCGTCTCGTACCTCTTCGGAGGCAACTTCATCCTGGCGGGGTTGGCGGTGGCGACGGTCGCAACGGCCCTGGCGTTCGTGTTCCTCATGGCGCTCGGCCAGCACTTGTTTGGGGACCAAGCCGGAAAGTGGGCCGCCATCGCTCTGGCCGTCTACCCGACGGCGGTGTTCCTGATCGCTCCTTTCACCGAGTCGCTGTTTCTGGCATTCACCCTCGGCGCATTCCTCGCAGCCTACCGAAACCGGTGGATCGTGGCAGCTGTCCTGGCGGCTCTTGCCAGCTTGACGCGCGGACCAGGGGTAGCGGCGGCGGTGTCCTTCGCCATCCTGGGCTGGTTGCAGTGGAGGGAGCGAAAGACTGCTCAGCGCAGCCCTTCTCTGCTTGCCGTCGGGATCGCCGTCCTCGCTCCGATTGTCGGCGGTGCCGCCTTTCTGGCATGGCGGTCATACGCCGGCTTCCCGCCGATGCTGGCGGTGTTGCAGGAGTACGTCGGCACCTCCGTCGTCGACCCCGCTACCGGGCTCGCCCTGGCGCTCGGCCAGTGGATTCGAGTCCGTGACGCACCTACCACCTTCGACCTTCTGTCAGCGATCGCGTTCTTGGGGGTCACCGGCGCGATGATTGCCCGCAAGCGATGGAGACGGCCGGAGCTGTTGGCCTACATGCTCATCAACCTGGTCGTGCTGCTGAGCAGGCATACCGTCGGCGCGGCGTCCCTCAAGTCCTTGTCCCGGTACGTCTTGGTCCTGTTCCCGGCTTTTCTGGTTGTAGGCGACTGGTTGGCGGCTGTACAGCCTCGCACGCGCTTCTGGTATCTGACCGCCAGCAGCTG